A genomic segment from Spinacia oleracea cultivar Varoflay chromosome 3, BTI_SOV_V1, whole genome shotgun sequence encodes:
- the LOC110786265 gene encoding tetraspanin-8-like, whose translation MFFLYSRDGIRAYICLSIITLLLSIPILVMGIWLKQQLSTECEAFLNAPFLTLGTLILVFCIAGICWATRLQGLQLCCHGYIMFVLLSTLLGYTIFALVVSGKGGGEPLARRAYKEYRLEDYSSWLHKRVDNSKHWTNIKSCLHKSQVCSKFHDKFGQDTQQQFFSRRLSSIESGCCKPSNDCNFNYTSPTEWIKPNDGIYSNTDCNKWENDKDVLCFNCQACKAGLADDVKRHWKKTGIVSIIFVILLILFSFMGCIVIENP comes from the exons ATGTTCTTCCTATACTCAAGGGATGGCATCCGTGCATACATATGCTTAAGCATAATCACCCTTCTCTTAAGTATTCCCATCCTTGTGATGGGAATATGGCTTAAACAACAGCTAAGTACCGAGTGTGAGGCGTTCCTAAACGCGCCTTTCCTCACCCTCGGAACCCTCATTCTAGTCTTCTGCATTGCCGGCATTTGTTGGGCAACACGGCTTCAAGGGCTACAGCTTTGTTGCCATGGTTACATAATGTTTGTCCTTCTTTCGACTCTCTTAGGGTACACCATATTCGCGCTTGTGGTTAGTGGTAAGGGAGGTGGTGAGCCTTTGGCTAGGAGAGCTTATAAAGAGTATAGACTTGAAGATTACTCTTCTTGGCTTCATAAGAGGGTTGATAACTCTAAGCATTGGACTAATATCAAGAGTTGTCTCCATAAGAGTCAAGTTTGTTCAAAGTTCCATGATAAGTTTGGTCAAGACACCCAACAACAATTCTTCTCTAGGCgtttgtcctccattgag TCTGGTTGTTGTAAGCCATCGAATGATTGCAATTTCAACTACACAAGCCCAACTGAATGGATAAAGCCCAACGACGGCATCTACTCAAATACAGATTGCAACAAATGGGAAAATGATAAAGATGTACTTTGCTTCAACTGCCAAGCATGCAAGGCAGGTTTAGCCGATGATGTCAAACGTCATTGGAAGAAAACAGGAATTGTTAGCATTATTTTCGTTATCTTACTCATCCTTTTTTCTTTTATGGGTTGCATTGTTATAGAAAACCCTTAA